Genomic window (Deinococcus reticulitermitis):
CAACAACATCATTCCCGATTTCAATAACCTCGTGTACGAGGACGACTGGAAGGCGGCGCTCGACGTGCTGCACTCCACCAACAACTTTCCCGAGTTCACCGGGCGTATCTGCCCGGCGCCCTGCGAGGCCGCGTGCGTGCTCAACATCGACGGCGACCCGGTGGGCATCAAGTCCATCGAACTCGCGATCATCGAGCGCGGCTGGCAGGAGGGATGGGTCAGGCCGCAGCCGCCCGAAGTGAAGACCGGTAAGCGGGTGGCCGTCGTCGGTTCGGGTCCGGCGGGCCTCGCCGCCGCGCAGCAGCTCGCCCGCGCGGGGCACGACGTGACGGTGTTCGAGAAGAACGACCGCGTCGGCGGCCTGCTGCGCTACGGCATCCCCGACTTCAAGATGGATAAGAGTCACATCGACCGGCGCACCGAGCAGATGGAGGCCGAGGGCGTCACCTTCCGCACCGGCGTCCTGGTGGGCGACTGGGAGGACGGAAGCAAGGTCACCAACCTCAGCAAGGAGCGCGTGACCCCCGACCAGCTGCGCGAGGAGTTTGACGCCGTGCTCCTCGCGGGCGGGGCCGAGCAGCCGCGTGACCTGCCGGCGCCGGGGCGCGAGCTGGGCGGCATCCATTTCGCGATGGAGTTTCTGCCGCAGCAAAACCGCGTGGTGGCCGGCGACACCCTCAAAAAGCAGCTGCGCGCCGACGGCAAGCACGTCGTCGTGATCGGTGGGGGCGACACCGGCTCCGACTGCGTGGGCACGAGCAACCGCCACGGCGCCGCGAGCGTCACCCAGTTCGAGGTGATGCCGCAGCCGCCCGAGCGGGAAAATGGCCCGCTCGTCTGGCCCTACTGGCCGATGAAACTCCGCACGAGCACCAGCCAC
Coding sequences:
- a CDS encoding glutamate synthase subunit beta, which translates into the protein MSKITGFLEQPRVKEQYAPVDARLKHYHEFLIPLDAPAARQQATRCMDCGIPFCNNGCPVNNIIPDFNNLVYEDDWKAALDVLHSTNNFPEFTGRICPAPCEAACVLNIDGDPVGIKSIELAIIERGWQEGWVRPQPPEVKTGKRVAVVGSGPAGLAAAQQLARAGHDVTVFEKNDRVGGLLRYGIPDFKMDKSHIDRRTEQMEAEGVTFRTGVLVGDWEDGSKVTNLSKERVTPDQLREEFDAVLLAGGAEQPRDLPAPGRELGGIHFAMEFLPQQNRVVAGDTLKKQLRADGKHVVVIGGGDTGSDCVGTSNRHGAASVTQFEVMPQPPERENGPLVWPYWPMKLRTSTSHEEGAAREFAIATKEFLGKGGKVTGVRTVRVEMRDGKLEEVPGSEEVHKADLVLLAMGFVSPVGSVVDAFGIAKDGRGNAQAGTEEGSGYATDVPGVFAAGDMRRGQSLVVWAIREGRQAARAVDQYLMGESVLPR